AAGTATTGGGTATATTTTGTTTTCCTAGAAAAAGCCTTTTGGGAATATTTTGGCTATCCAATCAGATTTGTCACTGTTCCCTGGTGGAACTGTTTCCCAACCTCCTAATACCTGCTCCTATGATGTCTCCCTATTGTGTTGACTCTTGTTTCCAAGAGGAATAGATTAAAATGAAAGGATGGACACAGGCCCAATTAGTCCATCTGAACTGGGCCTGGAGACTGAGTTCATAAGGTCTCTTGTTTTAGGTCCATATTAGTGAAAACATTTCAAAAGTTTGAGAGGTATGATGCTGACAAATCTGAAAATATGATGGAAATTAACAGAAGCCACTTAGAAAAGACCACACATTACATGactgcatttatatgaaatacccagaataggcaaatttatagagagTATACTAGTGGTTGCCTAAAGCTGGCTGTGGGACAGAAGTGAGCTGCTGTACAGGGGCACATGGTTTctttttagggtgatgaaaaCATCATAAACTTAGATTGTGagaatggttgcacaactctgtgaatgtaCTTAAAACTACTATAGGATACACTTTAAATGGGCgaattttataatattaagttgtggggttttttttaaatcctcacctgaggttattttcccactgatttttagagagagtggaagagagagggaaagacagagagaaacatctatgtgagagaaacacatcaattggttgcctcctgcatacgccctgaccagagcccgggctggggaggagcctgcaatcaagtacatgctcttgactggaactaaacctgggaccttttggtctgcaggccgacgctctatccattgagccaaaccagctaaggctgtaAGATGTATTTTAATGAAGATGTTTAGAAAAGAAtcttatgccctggctggtggctcagttggttgagagtcatcccatacactgaaaggtcaccagtttgactcctggtcagggcacacacctggtcTGTGGGAtctatccccagcagggggcgtgcaggaggcagctgatggatgtttgtttttttctttcttccttcctccctaaaatcaataaaaacatattaaccaaaaagtttggtttttgtttttttttaaagagccttATAAAGACTTCTTCAATTTTGTCTTAGTCCTGACAACTACTTTGCTTATTTGGTGTCATATGCCCACAAGCAGGCAGGAGGTTTTGTCTGGTCCCTGATCAGTGACAACTGATCTTTAGCCAAGCACTGGAAATAGAAATTTACACAAGCATtattctttttgctgttgttgttgataccatttccattgatttttagagagtagaagggagggtgggagggaaaaggatgagggagagggaaagggagaggaagagggggaggcaTAGGGAGAgtaaggagagtgagagagggaaagaggatcACCGAtgtgacacatcaattggttgtctcccacacactcACCCTGGGGGTAAGGAAAGAACCTGCAatgcaggaatcaaacccaataccctttggtgtatgggccaatgctctaccactcagcaacactggccagggcataagggttattttttaaaaatatatgtttttatttatttcaaaaggagggagggagagggagagagggatataaacatcaatgatgagagagaatcatttatcagctgcctcctgcacactccctactggggatcgagcccgcaacctgggcacgtagGCAGGCACAAGCATAATCTTATGGGCCATTGCAGTTCTCCTGAGTCATCTCAATCTAAAACTGCACCTCTTCCAGGCCAACATCTGCTTCTTTCGTGTTTTCTCACTGTAACATTAAGTGTTATACTATCTTTCAACTGACTCAATTTCCCCAAGGATAATTTTCAGGAGGACAtctgggagggggggtggttcTGACAGGAACAAGAGTGTTCATCTGAGATGCATCATCAACACTGGACCAACACTGAGGTGGGGATTTTAAGGGGTTGATGCAGTGGATGTTTCCAATGTATGGCCTCCCTGTCAATGACAGAGGGCACCAAGGATAGGAACCAAGCATTAGGGGACACCTTTACCTCCAATGAAGCCATGAGTTTGtttgcttattatttatttatttctagggTGTATGGAGGCTTTCTTATGCTAAAGATCTATGTTGTAATGGCAGGAAAAAAGTTACTAGATTTTGTATTCCTGACTAGGGAAATCCCAACCTATTTCTCCAGTAGCACAACCACACATTACACTGATattgctaaaaacaaaaacaaaactccatAAGCTTTATCTTTTACTCAAGACTCTACACTGTCTTTATCCACAaacttcaagaaaaataaaaaaaaattaaaactataattatcAAAGCACTTATAAACACACTTAACCTCCATGTACTGCCAAAGCCTTGATGGTAGTAAGATAAATCCTCTCTAGGACCTGTATGTTAAAACTGAATTTCTTTGTTAAGATAATAAACTGGATTATCTAGAACTATTTATATGTCTGTCATTGGTGCTACAGATAATTATTTCAAGATAAATAATGAAACAATATCACAAAGTCCTTCTCACTTATAAAAGTTTTTCTTGAACTCTACCAGATATTGATAGTTAGTTACCTTTATGAGTAGCAAAACCCAACCCaaacttattttttctatttgctatATTTAGTGCTTCTGTTTGCCCTAAACTGGGGGTGTTAGATTTTATAGCCTTTTGGTGGGCAAATGGTAATAAAGAGAACTTAAAAAGAACAGGTAAAAATCTGCcttggcgggtgtggctcagttggttgggcttatTCCATGCATTAAAAGGTTGCCAATTCAACATGCCCGGGattgcagggttgatccccaatacggaatgtgcaggaggcagcagattgatgtttcactttcacatcgatgtttttttctctctccactcctctctctctctctctctaaaaatcaattttaaaaatcttaaaacaacaaaaaccacaggTAAAATCTAACTGCTGAGCCACCCCGGCAAGGGTTGGACTTCCCATTTCCTAACATTTTATgcgataaaaaataaaatcctgtttGGTTTAAGCCATTGAATGCAATCCTAACTGAAACCAGTGTTCAAAGCTCTTCACAACATGCTCTCAACCACTCATTTTATCTTACCTCctattattttctactagagcagtggttctcaacctttctaatgccgcgaccctttatacagttcctcatgttgtggtgacccccaatttcattgttacaaattgagcataattaaagcatagtgattaatcacaaaaacagtatgtaattatatgtgttttccgatggtctttggcgaaccctgtgaaagggtcgtttgacccccaaaggggttgtgacccacaggttggaaactgctgtactagaggcctggtgcatgaaattcgtgcgggggggggggggggggggagggaaggggtgtgtgtccctcagcctggcctgcgccctctcacagtcagggagtcctcaggggatgttcgactgatggacatcctcagtgctgccatgaaagtgggagaggctcccgccaccactgacTGTGCTCGCCATCTGTGAGCCCGGGCTTCTGGcagagtggcactccccctgtgggagcacactgaccatcagggggcagctcctgcattgagcatctgccccctggtggtcagtgcgcatcatagtgtcaggtcattctgcctttcaatttgcatattagggttttattatacaggattcttCCACACCTCCATGCTTTGatacattttcaaagaaatgtCATTCCCTTGTCTGGGCAAACTCCCACTTAACATCCAAGGTAAAAATACCCagcattaacttttttttttctttgtgaaccCATAACACTTGGTTCATATCTCTTGCCTAACACTAACCATTGATTTACACATCTAATTCCTCAATTAGACTAttaaccccccctttttttccatatatttttattgactttttaaagagaggaagggagagggatagagagttagaaacatcgatgagagagaaacatcgatcagctgcctcctgcacactccctactggggctgtgcccacaaccaaggtacatgcccttgaccagaatcaaacctaggacctttcagtccgcaggccgatgctctatccactgagccaaaccagttagggcttaacccctcccccccccttttaaaaccATGTATCCCCAATGCTTGGCACATGTTACGTTTTCAGTAAATATtctaataaagaataaaacactaactggactttttaaaaactgggtgtttttttttgcattggAGGTAATTCATAATTCTTTCATGTGTACCTGTATGTATCTTTGTCCCATCAGGCATTGttcaactatttttctttcccaatgcgtaacttattaaaaaaattatagtactAGTGGCAAcatctaaaaacaaaaatccagtTATGCTTTATTCTTCCCAATATTTCCTATATGACCCAGAACAAAACTTTAATCTAGTAAGTACTTAAAAATGCTTGAACTGATTTGATTATAGCAACATGAGAAACAGAAAACACGGTACCTATTGAGGAAGACTGTGGACTAATCAGAAGGTCCTCTTGGACTTGTTCACTTCCTGGCACTGTCTGCTGGTCACTCAGTGAACTCTGAGACGCACTGACGGGCTGGGGTACTTCCTCATGCACCTCCTCATCACTTAACCTTTCTACTTTCACCCGGACATCTTCTTCGGTACCCAGAGGCAAGGTCGTTTTTGTGCTCTCACAAGTCACAAAATCAGCCATTCTTCTGTCCGTCTCAGATGGGCCAGGCAGTTCTAAAGTCCGGGTGTTTTCTGCCTGCTTAACCTTGTCAGGCTGAATCCTCCGATCAATCCCAAAAGGAAAAGTCCAGGGAAAAGCTAGAGAAGAGTCAACTGGTTGACTTCTATTTTCTGAGTAGGAAGCTGAAGAATTCAGTATCTGGGGGGAGCTTGTCTGTGTGCTGCACTTGACAGGACTTTCGGGAGACATAACGATGTAGCTTTTGCGCTTTCTCCGGGATTCTCTGCAGACGGGAATGGTTCTTTCTACCACGCTGCACTCTGACGACACGGGTGAAAGGCTTCCATCTCGAGAAGTGAAATTGCAATTAGAGTTATTTTCTTGTCCAGCATCGAGACCCTTTTCCGGTTGGCTGTTGGGTGTATTCCATAAAATGCTTGATTTCATGAACTCTGAGCAGGTGCTAGCAACGCTGAACATTTGCATATAGCTGGCTGCAGCCAGCACATCAATGATATTTTCTGTGTTAATTGACAGAGTGGCTGTGTAAGCATATTCTAGAAGGGGGATAAAACCAGTCACTGTAACATGATGTAAATCCAACACATTCTTGTCCTCATCCTCTGCTTGGCCTACAAGTTTAGTGCGAAAAAAATCACTGCAAGCTGCTAGTACCACCTTATGTGCCCGGAAGATTTTGTCCTGGACACGAATAGTGATGTCACAGAAATGTCCATCATTTCGCAGCATGTTTAGCTTTCCAAGCATTTCCTGACTGTGGGAAGAAGAGCTATGAGTAAATGTTTTCACACccatcttttccttcctcttctacaGATGCTCTTCAGGGATGCAAATGAACCAGGAATGacctaaaaaatacataaaataagcaTTAATTGATAGTTCAGTAGTCAATTAACTATGATAATTATTTATGATAATTACCTATAATCATAATAGGTAATTTAGATAGTTTTCATGTAGCCACTATGCTAAATCAAAaagctaaaagatggcagtgAGAAAGTTCAAGGTAGAGAATATAATAAACATTCCTCCACACATATATGGGCAACGAATTTTCAACTAAGAAGCCAAGAATAGGCAATAAAGGaaaaatctcttcaataaatgacgTTGGAAACATTGGAcagccatatgcaaaagaatcAAACTAGACTATGATCTTACActgtacacaaaaattaactcaaaatgaattaaagatctGAATGTAGGGCTTgacaataaaatgaacaaaatgaaacatAAGCACTAAGCTTATGGATGTTGGTCTCAGAGATGTTTTTGTGAACTGGACTCCAAAGGCAAGGGGaacaaaaagcaaacataaataaatgggactacatcaaactaaagaatgcacagcaaaagaagccatcaacagaACAGAAAGGCAGTCAACCAAATGAGAGAagattatttgcaaatgatacttCCAATAAGGGACTAATATCCAAAATAGACAAAACGCATACCACTAAACAacaaaatctgatttaaaaagatgacctgaacacttttccaaagacatacagatggccaacagatctatggaaagatgttcaacatcattactTATTAGGGAAAGgccaatcaaaaccacaatgagatactatgtCACAGCTATTAGAACGGCTATtattacaaaaaaacacacacaaaacagcaagtattgaagaggatgtggagaaaagggaaccctcgcatactgctggtggaaatttaaattggtacagccattatgggaAACTGTgtggaagttcctcaaaatattGAGAACAGAACTTCCGTATGACCCAGTAATACTgctcacttctgggtatttagccAAAAGTTTAAAAACACTAATTCTTAACACATTGTTggtgggtagtttttatcgcgtgctaacaggtggcactggccatttttgctaattttttgcgcataTGGCagcgttcagtaaaattacgataactttagtttacgtatttatatgttacccgcattctaccgctagtctataaaaaacgtattaatatgtgtcccgcgctctactacactggtagaacgtataaatacgtaaaatgtataaatacgtttcccacatACGATGTGTTAAAGATGCATTTATACCTGTATTATTATGTAactagatgctcaatgcatgaaattcaggcacaggtagggtccctaggcctggccagtgatcagggggcccctgctggcacctgccttggctggcctggggcctgtgggctaggggcagctcctgcgctgagtgtctgccccctggtggtcagtgcacatcatagcgaccagctgTTCccccatttggtcaatttgcatattaggcttttatcatataggactagaggctcgatgcacaaaaatttgtgcactcgggtgggtccctcagcccagcctgtgccctctcgcagtctgggggccccttcctctggctgctggcaccagttttcctcctgtgcccggaacccaggccttcgctcttcacCGGGAGGTTTTAGAATGTGATAGGCCTAGATTCTGTCCTCAACAATTCCTCAATGGTTGTTATGAGAACTAAGTGAAACAATGTATGTAGTAACTGCACAGTATTTAGCCCTTTGTGAATGCTCAACAAATAAAAGcagttattttgttatttaggtAACTAATACAATAAAACCTTTTCAGAAGtaaatttatgtaaaaaaaaactttagtaaTCAATCAACTGACTggattttccttaaaataaaaggacaacTGGTTTGCCA
The sequence above is drawn from the Myotis daubentonii chromosome 19, mMyoDau2.1, whole genome shotgun sequence genome and encodes:
- the ZBTB44 gene encoding zinc finger and BTB domain-containing protein 44 isoform X3, whose amino-acid sequence is MGVKTFTHSSSSHSQEMLGKLNMLRNDGHFCDITIRVQDKIFRAHKVVLAACSDFFRTKLVGQAEDEDKNVLDLHHVTVTGFIPLLEYAYTATLSINTENIIDVLAAASYMQMFSVASTCSEFMKSSILWNTPNSQPEKGLDAGQENNSNCNFTSRDGSLSPVSSECSVVERTIPVCRESRRKRKSYIVMSPESPVKCSTQTSSPQILNSSASYSENRSQPVDSSLAFPWTFPFGIDRRIQPDKVKQAENTRTLELPGPSETDRRMADFVTCESTKTTLPLGTEEDVRVKVERLSDEEVHEEVPQPVSASQSSLSDQQTVPGSEQVQEDLLISPQSSSIGSVDEGVTEGLPTLQSTSSTNAHADDDDRTERPSPNGPDRPFQCPTCGVRFTRIQNLKQHMLIHSGIKPFQCDRCGKKFTRAYSLKMHRLKHEGKRCFRCQICGATFTSFGEYKHHMRVSRHIIRKPRIYECKTCGAMFTNSGNLIVHLRSLNHEASELANYFQSSDFLVPDYLNHEQEEALVQYDLGEHSFESNSSVQMPVISQVSSTQNCESTFPLGSLAGLAEKEEEVTEQPKTSACAEATGEDPPKSELSSITIE
- the ZBTB44 gene encoding zinc finger and BTB domain-containing protein 44 isoform X2, which encodes MGVKTFTHSSSSHSQEMLGKLNMLRNDGHFCDITIRVQDKIFRAHKVVLAACSDFFRTKLVGQAEDEDKNVLDLHHVTVTGFIPLLEYAYTATLSINTENIIDVLAAASYMQMFSVASTCSEFMKSSILWNTPNSQPEKGLDAGQENNSNCNFTSRDGSLSPVSSECSVVERTIPVCRESRRKRKSYIVMSPESPVKCSTQTSSPQILNSSASYSENRSQPVDSSLAFPWTFPFGIDRRIQPDKVKQAENTRTLELPGPSETDRRMADFVTCESTKTTLPLGTEEDVRVKVERLSDEEVHEEVPQPVSASQSSLSDQQTVPGSEQVQEDLLISPQSSSIGSVDEGVTEGLPTLQSTSSTNAHADDDDRSTERPSPNGPDRPFQCPTCGVRFTRIQNLKQHMLIHSGIKPFQCDRCGKKFTRAYSLKMHRLKHEGKRCFRCQICGATFTSFGEYKHHMRVSRHIIRKPRIYECKTCGAMFTNSGNLIVHLRSLNHEASELANYFQSSDFLVPDYLNHEQEEALVQYDLGEHSFESNSSVQMPVISQVSSTQNCESTFPLGSLAGLAEKEEEVTEQPKTSACAEATGEDPPKSELSSITIE
- the ZBTB44 gene encoding zinc finger and BTB domain-containing protein 44 isoform X1, with amino-acid sequence MGVKTFTHSSSSHSQEMLGKLNMLRNDGHFCDITIRVQDKIFRAHKVVLAACSDFFRTKLVGQAEDEDKNVLDLHHVTVTGFIPLLEYAYTATLSINTENIIDVLAAASYMQMFSVASTCSEFMKSSILWNTPNSQPEKGLDAGQENNSNCNFTSRDGSLSPVSSECSVVERTIPVCRESRRKRKSYIVMSPESPVKCSTQTSSPQILNSSASYSENRSQPVDSSLAFPWTFPFGIDRRIQPDKVKQAENTRTLELPGPSETDRRMADFVTCESTKTTLPLGTEEDVRVKVERLSDEEVHEEVPQPVSASQSSLSDQQTVPGSEQVQEDLLISPQSSSIGSVDEGVTEGLPTLQSTSSTNAHADDDDRLENVQYPYQLYIAPSTSSTERPSPNGPDRPFQCPTCGVRFTRIQNLKQHMLIHSGIKPFQCDRCGKKFTRAYSLKMHRLKHEGKRCFRCQICGATFTSFGEYKHHMRVSRHIIRKPRIYECKTCGAMFTNSGNLIVHLRSLNHEASELANYFQSSDFLVPDYLNHEQEEALVQYDLGEHSFESNSSVQMPVISQVSSTQNCESTFPLGSLAGLAEKEEEVTEQPKTSACAEATGEDPPKSELSSITIE
- the ZBTB44 gene encoding zinc finger and BTB domain-containing protein 44 isoform X4 gives rise to the protein MGVKTFTHSSSSHSQEMLGKLNMLRNDGHFCDITIRVQDKIFRAHKVVLAACSDFFRTKLVGQAEDEDKNVLDLHHVTVTGFIPLLEYAYTATLSINTENIIDVLAAASYMQMFSVASTCSEFMKSSILWNTPNSQPEKGLDAGQENNSNCNFTSRDGSLSPVSSECSVVERTIPVCRESRRKRKSYIVMSPESPVKCSTQTSSPQILNSSASYSENRSQPVDSSLAFPWTFPFGIDRRIQPDKVKQAENTRTLELPGPSETDRRMADFVTCESTKTTLPLGTEEDVRVKVERLSDEEVHEEVPQPVSASQSSLSDQQTVPGSEQVQEDLLISPQSSSIGSVDEGVTEGLPTLQSTSSTNAHADDDDRLENVQYPYQLYIAPSTSSTERPSPNGPDRPFQCPTCGVRFTRIQNLKQHMLIHSGIKPFQCDRCGKKFTRAYSLKMHRLKHEVIS